In the genome of Zobellia nedashkovskayae, the window TACAATAGCCTCATGGATAAAGCCTAGCTTTAGTAGTTAATTTTGTTTATCATTTTACATCATTATTTAAACGAAATTGTAACTTTGTTTATCATCTAGTCAGATATTTCCATTTATTAAAATTTAGTTATGAAAACAACTGATAAAGCAAAACTATCACCAAGTACTTCCTCTGATACAAAAAAGCAGTCTGTCTATGATTTAGCTATCAATACTTTAGATGGTAAACCTATATCTCTTTTAGATTATAAGGGGAAGAAAATACTTTTTGTAAATGTTGCTTCTGAATGTGGGTTTACAAAACAATATAAAGAGTTACAAACTTTAAGTGATACTTACAATGAGAATCTTGTTGTTATTGGCTCTCCTTGCAACCAATTTGGTCAACAAGAACCTGGTGATGCTTCGCAGATTCAAGAGTTTTGCGAATTGAATTTTGGTGTCAAATTTTTACTCACCGAAAAGATTAATGTAAAAGGAAACAAACAACACCCATTGTATAAGTGGCTTACCTCCAAAGAATTAAACGGCAAAAAAAGTTCTAGTGTAAAATGGAATTTTCAAAAATATCTGATAGATGATAAAGGGAATTTAATTGATTATTATTTTTCAATCACTAAACCTATGAGTTCTAAAATCACCAAACATTTATAATGTCAATAGCTATCATTAGACTTCTATTAGATTTTGGACTAGTTGTTT includes:
- a CDS encoding glutathione peroxidase, with amino-acid sequence MKTTDKAKLSPSTSSDTKKQSVYDLAINTLDGKPISLLDYKGKKILFVNVASECGFTKQYKELQTLSDTYNENLVVIGSPCNQFGQQEPGDASQIQEFCELNFGVKFLLTEKINVKGNKQHPLYKWLTSKELNGKKSSSVKWNFQKYLIDDKGNLIDYYFSITKPMSSKITKHL